TAATTCTTTTTGCTGCACTTGGTTTCTTAGCAACTTGGTGGAGGAATGATGTTAGAAAAAATTGCTTGGTGGAAAAGAACCATATAAGATGAAGGTTGAAGAAAGGGTGGCGTTTTCACATATAAGTCATTGACAATGTTACActtcaaagaaaaataattcGAACTAAATACTTCAGGAAAAACCCCAGTTGACTTTGTAATGAGAGAAGGGCACCAAAATCAATTTGAGCATAGCAAGTGGACAGACGAGGCTCCTGAAGtatttttgtataaaaattATAGTTGTTGGGATTTTTGCTAATTTACTGGAAAGAGGGAGTCATTAGGTGAGTGAGCTTATGGTTTATAGAGAAGAATGAAGCTtgccttctttcttgctttgatAGTTTGTATGATTGTTATATGTAGGAAGGAACTAATGGAAGGAAGATTCATATTTGAGTTTGTATGTGGATACATACATTAAAAGTGGTATGGTAATTGGATTGGGGTCTGGCCAAGCTTTTGGTATGGCCATACAGTATATAGGTCTGCAACTTGGTGCTGGTGCTTTGAAAGATATAGTCGGGATACGTACATTAAAAATAGTGTCTTTATGCTGTTAACGGTCCGTTTGGTTGAACGCTATTATGTGATATGCTCTCTCTGTTTGTAAAGCAAAATAAACAGGTTGGAGTATCTTCTAATGAGCTGCTCCAATCTATAAATGGGCTCCTGCAATCTTTTTAATTACTCTGTTATTTCCATTAGTTATAGGTATCTGACTTTCTGTTTAATTTCTATATATGTCGTTCCAATGGAATCAAGTGCCAAAATTAGAATAAACATCCTTTGGTCAAGTTGGACTTTTTTCCATATAATATTTGGTTCAGGGATCCCTTATACAAACATTATCTTCTTATGTATTTCAATCAAACTTGACCCTCATGGTTTAATAAGTGTGAAAACTGTCTTAACTATACAATTGGAGCGTTATAGTTTTAGTTAGTTTATTGAATCTGTTTGTTAGCGGTTTGAATTCTCACTCTGAATCTCACTCATTTTTTGTAGTTTAGATTGGACTCTCATTACAGCATTGTAATCTGCTCTTGCTGCTGCGTTTTGAATAAACACTTTGGTATGTCACTTGAACTTAAATGCATTCTTTTCCCATTCTTTCTGTTTGAGGCACCACAACTTTATGATTTTATGAttgattgtttggtttgatctcCTTATGTTATTCGTTTAGCGTCCATAATGGCTGCCTTTGTTACATTTATGATTTATGTTTTTTGCTATACTGTCGAAGATGTCCGGTCCCAGAAAAAGTGAACCCCATGGTCTCCGTGATCGAATGCTGCACACCATGCtgcatatttttttgtttgaacatCTATGGTTGACGACTTGCCTGCTCAAACACCACTTTTTCTGTGTTTTGCTAACTGCTAAGTGAGGTATGTAGGTTGCAGAGCATATATTTTGCCGTCTTAACTGCAGGAGCAAAATATGTGTAAACTCCAGCTTGCTTCTGTTTCTTCAGTTTCATATGGAATAGACCTGGTTTTTTGCCTTTGAACAGTTGTGGTTCCAAAATTAGCTACTTGAACAAGTCTTCAACACTTCTGTTTTAAATTACCTGTTGAACTAGCTGCTTACATTGCAGGACACATATTATATGTGTGAACTAAATGttattttttgaaaaccatCTCTTCCTAATCAAACACGTACAGTTTCTTTCCACTCATTGTGCAATGTGTTTATATGCCAACTCACTTAAATGTATATAAAAGCACAACCGCTTCTTACTGGCCTCATTCGCTCATGtatccttttgtttgtttgtaattgtgttgaatttattcagGTTAAGTATGTATAAAAGCAAAACCGCTTCTTATCGACCTCATTCACTCATGTGTCTCTGTTCATTCATGATTGTATTGAATTTATTTAGGTTAAATGTGTCTTATTCATGCAGTTACGCTTGAAACAGTGGGTCTCGCTGCAACGCGCGAGACTTATTTTCTGCCTATGGTCTGATTGACGTTGGGTTTACTCGAGTTTACAGGTTTATGTGTGCAGCAAGCAAAATCCTTTCATTCATATGAGCTTCTTGGGCCTCTTTTACCTTCACAGCAGCTTACCTACCTGGGTCAGTAATCTTAAATTGATTCCTTCCAGCTTATTTCCGTCTGCAGCTTTTCTTTTGGCTCCAGAATACCATATGGAGACATAtcatctttctcttctctctctctctgtctttctcTCTTTATGAGCGCTGTCTTTCTTTCTTTAGTTGCGCACCATCAGGGACCGTAGTTACATCTTATCTTTTTGCTATATTTCTTTTACCTTTGAGTATTATGAGGATGGGATTTTAGACTCATCAACGACAAAAAAATTTGCTTTCATTTTATGAGTGAAAGATTTGATTTTTCATGCActtatcttttaattttatttgtttatttagttTTCCCAATATTTTGGGTGAAATTCTACCCCATGCATTTGGGTTTTAGTCTTTTCTAGGCCAGTTGCTAGAAAAAAAAGgcgttttagagagagagagagagatgacggCTTGAAAAATTTAGTATCTTGAAGTGATAAAGCAAAGAGATTTCCAAAGCTAATCAAATTGTTATCGTCAGCTTGCTCTCTTTGGATTAATTGATGTTATAATGCATTTTGAAGCTTAAATTATAGATTCCTTTTCTGTAGCAAACCTTGATTTATCAgtggaaaaaaaatatcaattcaTTTCAGTTTAAATATTTCTGAAAAGTTAGAGATGGTTTTATTAGTTTCAAATTATATACTACTGAAAAGTTTAACATCTGCTGAGCACGTTGAGCGTTTGTAAATTAGCCAAATTATAGGGTCATGTGCAGGTGTTCTGTttaaaacttctttttttcatgAGTTTTTATAAAGCTttgtgacttttttttttgtatctgTTGATTTCTAAATTACTATAATTAAGAACAAGATTAGTGAATTTATAATTTGCTGCTTAGCTTAACACGATCCTTGAATAAAATTTGAGTCTTGGTTAAACT
This region of Malus domestica chromosome 07, GDT2T_hap1 genomic DNA includes:
- the LOC103450647 gene encoding uncharacterized protein isoform X4, producing MRDEEVSERNDRNKVKAFHCEFYNRCLAALFRLDSHYSIVICSCCCVLNKHFGLCVQQAKSFHSYELLGPLLPSQQLTYLGLHSLFTSQPCN
- the LOC103450647 gene encoding uncharacterized protein isoform X6, coding for MRDEEVSERNDRNKVKAFHCEFYNRCLAALFRLDSHYSIVICSCCCVLNKHFGLCVQQAKSFHSYELLGPLLPSQQLTYLGF